From a single Bos indicus isolate NIAB-ARS_2022 breed Sahiwal x Tharparkar chromosome 11, NIAB-ARS_B.indTharparkar_mat_pri_1.0, whole genome shotgun sequence genomic region:
- the LOC139185971 gene encoding ubiquitin carboxyl-terminal hydrolase 17-like protein 6, whose amino-acid sequence METLVGLVCRAPGAASEHGGGVCPSPFDVFPGGQGCGPSAAGAGALRGPSVPEGPSPALGRPQRGDLAPGSAGLTPGQKGALSWKGPWGVGAGLQNLGNTCYVNAALQCLSHTPPLASWMVSQQHATLCPARSACTLCAMRAHVTRALLHAGEVIRPRKDLLAGFHRHQQEDAHEFLMFTLNAMQQGCLSASQPSGHASEDTTVIRQIFGGTWRSQIQCLRCLGASDTFDPYLDISLDITAAQSVEQALRELVKPEKLDADNAYDCGVCLRKVPATKRLTLHSTSQVLVLVLKRFTPVSGAKRAQEVRYPQCLDLQPYTSERKAGPLGYVLYAVLVHSGWSCERGHYFCYVRAGNGQWYKMDDAKVTACDETAALSQSAYVLFYAREGAWEGGAGGGAAAPVGADPTDPGQPAADASGRAPGSEESPGDTEVEGMSLEQWRRLQEHSRPKPALELRKVQSALPAGAVVIHQSKHGGGRNRTPPQQEHERLDRPSTDTPPPGPKNVGNGPCASGRARATKGKNKKPRPSLGLWR is encoded by the coding sequence ATGGAAACCCTCGTGGGCCTTGTGTGCAGAGCCCCGGGGGCTGCTTCTGAGCACGGGGGAGGTGTGTGTCCGTCTCCCTTCGACGTCTTCCCCGGAGGGCAAGGTTGTGGGCCCAGCGCCGCTGGTGCGGGTGCCCTTCGGGGACCCTCTGTCCCTGAGGGGCCGTCGCCGGCGCTTGGGCGTCCCCAGCGGGGTGACTTGGCTCCTGGGTCAGCAGGGCTGACGCCTGGCCAGAAAGGCGCCCTGAGTTGGAAGGGgccgtggggggtgggggctgggcttcAGAACCTGGGGAACACCTGCTACGTGAATGCGGCGCTGCAGTGTCTGAGCCACACGCCGCCCCTGGCCAGCTGGATGGTGTCCCAGCAGCACGCCACCCTCTGTCCGGCCCGCAGCGCCTGCACGCTCTGTGCCATGCGAGCTCACGTGACCCGAGCCCTCCTTCACGCGGGAGAGGTGATCCGGCCCCGCAAGGACCTGCTGGCGGGCTTCCACAGACACCAGCAGGAAGATGCCCACGAGTTTCTGATGTTCACTCTGAATGCCATGCAGCAAGGGTGCTTGAGTGCATCCCAGCCGTCGGGCCATGCCTCCGAGGACACCACCGTCATCCGTCAGATCTTCGGCGGGACCTGGAGGTCTCAGATCCAGTGTCTCCGCTGCCTCGGTGCCTCGGACACGTTCGACCCTTATCTGGACATCAGCCTGGATATCACGGCGGCTCAGAGTGtggagcaagctctgagagagcTGGTGAAGCCCGAGAAGCTGGACGCGGACAATGCCTATGACTGTGGCGTCTGTCTCCGGAAGGTGCCTGCCACCAAGAGGTTGACTTTGCACAGCACCTCCCAGGTCCTGGTGCTGGTGCTGAAGCGGTTCACACCGGTGAGCGGGGCCAAAAGGGCTCAGGAGGTGCGCTATCCCCAGTGCTTGGACCTGCAGCCCTACACGTCCGAGCGGAAGGCAGGGCCACTGGGCTACGTGCTCTATGCCGTGCTGGTGCACTCCGGGTGGAGCTGTGAGCGAGGACACTACTTCTGTTACGTCCGAGCGGGCAACGGCCAATGGTATAAGATGGACGATGCCAAGGTGACCGCCTGTGACGAGACCGCTGCCCTGAGCCAGAGCGCCTACGTCCTGTTCTACGCCCGGGAGGGTGCGTGGGAAGGGggcgctgggggaggggcagcggcCCCCGTCGGGGCTGACCCCACAGACCCGGGGCAGCCTGCAGCAGACGCCAGCGGCAGAGCTCCTGGGTCGGAGGAGTCCCCGGGGGACACAGAGGTCGAAGGGATGAGCTTAGAGCAGTGGCGACGCCTGCAAGAACACAGCCGACCGAAGCCGGCCTTGGAGCTGCGGAAGGTCCAGTCTGCCCTGCCTGCCGGCGCAGTCGTGATTCACCAGTCCAAACACGGAGGAGGGAGAAACCGCACGCCGCCCCAACAGGAGCACGAGCGGCTCGACCGTCCCAGCACGGACACCCCGCCTCCGGGGCCGAAGAACGTCGGCAACGGCCCTTGTGCCAGCGGGAGGGCCAGAGCCACCAAGGGGAAGAACAAGAAGCCGCGGCCGTCTCTGGGGCTGTGGCGGTAG